GACAGGGTGTTGGTGCAGGCAGAGAACGCTACAGGAGGCCAGTTAGAACTGGAGGGGGACATTTGCCTGGTGGCCGTAGGTAGAAAACCCTACACCAGCGGCTTGAATCTGGAAGCAGCCGGGGTAGCGTTAGATAACAAAGAAAGGATTGTAGTGGACGGGAACCTGGAGACAACCGCAAAGGGAGTATATGCTATCGGAGATGTGATACCAGGCCCTATGCTGGCCCATAAGGCTTCAGAGGAGGGAGTCTTTGTAGCGGAGCTGTTGGCAGGGCAGAAGCCACAGCTTAATCCGCTGCTTATCCCAAACGTGGTCTACACCTGGCCGGAGGTAGCCAGTGTGGGCTACACCGAAGAGGAACTTAAGGCAGCAGGTAGGGCGTATAAGTCAGGTTCCTTCCCCTTCCGCGCCAACGCCAGGGCACGTATGAACAACGACCTGGAGGGTCTTATAAAAGTGATTGCTGACAAGGATACGGATGAAGTGCTGGGGGTTCATATGATAGGTCCTCGCGTAGGGGACATCATTGGGGAGGCCGTGACAGCCATGGCCTTCAGGGCGGCGGCAGAGGACATCGCCAGGCTCTCTCACGCGCACCCTACTTTTTATGAGTCTGTGAAAGAAGCCAGTTTGGCCGTGGATAACAGGGCGATGCACTCTTGAGCATGCACAGGATCTTAGGCAGCATGTGTTTCCTCCTGTGCCTGGAAGGAACGCGGCCCCAGTTGTAATGTGAACCTGTAAAGTACAAATCCAGTATAGAGGCTAAATCCTTTGCTAAGTCGCCATGAATGATTACCTACAGGTGCTACTATACGCGGCCATGCCTGCTCTCGGGAACTTTTTCGGAGGCGTGCTGGCAGAAGTATTTAAAGTGTCGGAGAAAACTCTGAGCCTGGCCTTGCATACAGCCGCAGGCATCGTGTTGGCTGTGATCGGCTTGGAATTGATGCCGCAAGCCCTGGAGGCAGAGCAACCCTTCATTCCGGTGCTGGCGTTTGTGGCCGGGAGCGTGTTCTTTGTCTTTCTGGACCAGGGCGTTGGCTACGTGCAGAGCAGGTTTGGCGGGGAAAGCAAAAAAGGCATGAGTGCGGCGATAGCCATCTACATCGGCGTGGCGATTGACCTGTTCAGCGACGGCATTATGATTGGCACGGGCTCCACGGTGGCCGCGAGCCTGGGACTGCTGCTGGCCATTGGGCAGGTTCCGGCAGACATTCCAGAAGGCTTCGCCACCATCGCCACCTTTAAATCAAAGGGGGTGAAGAGAGGGAAGCGCCTGCTGCTCTCCGCCTCTTTTGCCATTCCTATCTTCTTGGGGGCAACTGTGGGGTACTGGGGCGTAAAAGACAGCAAGGAAGTGGTAAAGTTGAGTCTTTTGGCTTTTGTGGCGGGCATCCTGCTGACGGTATCTATCGAAGAGATGCTAACAGAGGCCCATGACAGGCCGGACTCGAAGTGGGCAGCGTTCGCTCTGGCAGGAGGTTTTGCCTTGTTTACGTTACTTGCAGTTTATTTGGAAGAATAGCACTTAACAGGGGCGAATGTGGTGATTGAGATAGAGCTTAACATGCTGGCAAATGCGTGCTACCCTCTGGGCATAACAGGATGACGATTTGAAGAGGCAATGCTTTTCCCATAGTGTTTCTTCCTATTTTGAAATAGTTTCGGGGAATAAATTTCCTGATTAATATTTTTCTGTACGGGATTCTCCGACGAGAGCGCCAGTTAATTCATCAAATGCCCATGCCTCGCATAGGCTTATACATTCCAGCCCAGATTTCAGGAAGGTCTTTACAAGTTCCATTTAAGAAAGGGGCTTGTTTTCTGAAGTAGACCTAAGATGAGAATAGTTAGGATGCTGAGCAGCTGGAGACAGCCGAGAAGACCGCACCATAGTGGCTTGTTTCCTTTTAGCCAGAGCCAAACAAGTAGCCGCTCCCGACTTCACATAGTACTTTAAGGAAAAATACTGAGCGATTTTAGAACAGGCACAGATGTGTATGTATTTAGAATTTAATATTTGGGTTTTTATTCAACAAATATAAATAACGATCAGTCATGCTTTGGCCTTGATACGTATAGGAGAAGAGCAAACAAAATAGCCAAGTGTATGAATGAGCAAAACAATAAAAGAGATCAGCTGAAATCAAATAAAGAGACACATGCAGGTGAAGAGACGCACGCAGACAGCCATACCCCGAGTACAGGTGACAAACCACATGTTGTGGCGGGCGGAAGGAGCCAGAACGTGGAGTCTATTGAGGATATGAAGGAGGATATAAATGCAGGGGAAGACGAGGGGAACGGAAAAAAATAATTTGCAGAATTGCTCGCCAGCGACTTAGTAACCGTCCACTCTATTGGCTGTGCATGTGCTTAAGAGCAGTTGCCGAGAATGGTTAAGGCAGCGTATACATATAAAGCTTAAGTATAAATTTTTCAGATAGTACCAGTAAAAGCTGCCGCACAAGTAAGAACCTGTCTGAGCCTAACGCTGCACTGCAAAATGGAATTTTGTTCGCCTAAGCCTAACTGATCTTCCTGCCGTTATATAAAGCCTTCCGGTCTCCCTTTAAGGCATGTAGCACGATCAGGGGAGCAGCCACAGGATATGCCGTTTCTTAGATTAATTGGGGCTGCATCCGCGACAATACATTTATTTGTAATTTAAGCTCGGGCACAGTATACACCACCCGACTCTGAAGGAGGTCTTATGCGAAAATCAGATCACTGACGCACCCATGCCATGGCCTCCTCCCTTTGCTGCAGGTCAAAGTACTTAACCTCTGCGCTCGTGAAAGGCTTCATTAGCTTTGTGATCCAATTTTCCCAATTCCTGTCACCGACGATTGCGATTCTGTTGAAATTGTTTGTGTGCTGAATATCAAATTTAAGGTCCTCCCACAGCCCCCCAGGCTCCCAGCCTTCCACATTATCCATCTCCCAGTAAAGACTGATTTTCCCGAAACGGTCGATCTTCTCCTCCATTGACGGAACGATTAGGGTATAGTCTTCTTTATCCAGTGAGCCTGTAAACTTCAAGGCCACCAAGTCGGATTTACCTGTTTCTATAGCTTGTACCATAACGCAGTTTGCTCTTGGACCTGTACGTATACACTGCTTCGTGTGTTCCCGTGAGTCTGCACTTAACATATTGAAAGCGCACCCCGTACAACCTTATCTGTACAATGAAAGATGAGTTTATGGCACATGGACATGCTGTATCTGCAAGTAGCCAAAACAAAGGACGGCTCAAGCTGGTACTGACCTTTACTTTGCTTTATATGATCGCCGAGGTGGTTGGAGGCCTTTTAACAGGTAGCCTTGCCTTGCTTGCTGACGCCGGTCACATGCTAACCGACGTAGGGGGACTGGCTTTTGCCCTCATTGCCATTATGTTGGCCGAACGGCCGGCTTCTCCTGAGCGCACCTACGGGTATTATCGCGCAGAGATTCTGGCTGCGCTGGCTAATGCGGTGATACTCATCGGTATCTCTCTTTACATTTTGTATGAAGCATACCAGCGCTTTCTGGACCCACCCGAGGTGGAAAGCAAAGCTATGTTGCTTGTGGCAACCATTGGCTTGGTGGTAAATCTGGCAGGCATGTATATCCTGCGCAAGGGGTCTCAGGAGAGCCTGAACATGAAGGGGGCTTACTTCGAAGTGCTCTCAGACATGCTCACTTCTGTGGGGGTTATTATAGCGGGTGTCATCATGTGGACGACCGGCTGGTACTATGCTGACCCCATTCTATCAGCTGGTATAGGGCTTTTTATTCTGCCCCGCACGTGGGTGTTGCTAAAAGAGGCCGTGGGAGTATTGCTGGAAGGTACCCCTTCAGACGTGAACATAGAGGAGCTGCGCAAAAGCATTGCGGCATTGGAGGGAGTTGAGGAAGTGCATGACTTGCATGTGTGGTCTCTGACATCAGGTGTCAATGCCATGAGTGCCCATGTCGTTGTGGCCACTGACAACAGTGCCTTAAATAATGAGATGCTTAAAAGAATAAGCCAAGACGTCACTTCCAGGTTCAAAATCTCGCACACGACAGTTCAGCTGGAGAGCAGAGGGTATGAGGAAAATGAGACACACCTGTAGTATAGTGGTGTGTGAGCGAATTATTTATAAGTAAAACGGAAAGCTTTAGATAAAAAGCATACATGAAGGAAACAGAAACCATCGGGATTATAGGGCTGGGCAGAATGGGAGGGAACCTTGCCCTGCAGGCCCTGGAGAAAGGCTACAGAGTAGTTGGATACGATAAAGCGGGCGCAACCAACGAGCTGATCGCCGCTGGCCTGAAGAACTGTCTCTCCCTGCAGGAGCTGCGGGAGAACCTGCCTGCAAACTGTGTGATCTTCATCTATGTCATCGCCGGCCCTATTGTGGAGGACATCCTAGCGGAAACCACCAAGGTGCTGCAGCCGGGTGATACAGTTGTGGACGGTGGAAACTCCTACTGGGGCGACTCCCTGAGAAGGCACCAATGGCTAAAAGCACAGGGTTTCAACTTCATAGACTGCGGCACGAGCGGCGGAGTGGAGGGCGCTCGCAACGGGGCCTGCTTTATGGTCGGAGGTGAGCAGGAGGTGGTAGCTCTCTTTGAGCCCCTGTTCAAGAGCCTTGCTGTACCCGGGGGGCTATGTCCATGCAGGCCCTCCGGGCGCCGGCCACTTCACAAAGCTGGTGCACAACGGGATTGAGTTCGGGATGCTGCAGGCGATTGGGGAAGGTGTGGACCTGCTTGCCAGCTACCGTGAGCAACTAAACCTGCCCGGTATCATAGAGGCATGGAATCATGGCTCTGTCATCCGGTCCTGGCTGATAGAGCTGCTCGGGAAAATCTACCACGAGCGGGGGGGCTTTGAGAACGTGCCGGGTTATGTGGAGGATACCGGGGAGGTCAATTGGCTGGTAAACGATGCCATGCACATGGAGGTGCCCGTGCCCGTCATTTCGCAGGCGGTTATGCAACTGATTGCCTCCCGCGAAAAAGACAAGGTATGGGCCAAGGCCATTGCCATGATGCGGAACGGCTTTGGCGGTCACCCGTTCGGGCCGAACGAGTACATTGCCTCCTACCGCTCCACCAGCAGGTTAGGCGGGTATCCCAGCATACCGGAACCGCCCTCTGGAATGTAAGCTGCGTCAAGCTTTAAACTCATCTGTCATGTACTGTTAACGATACAACTGAATGCAATACCAGCCTATTGAGAACTACGGCGTGATCGGTGACCTTAACACGGTTGCCCTCGTCGGACTGAACGGGTCTATCGACTTCCTCTGCTTCCCTAACTTTGACTCGCCTTCTGTTTTTGCCGCCCTGCTCGACAGTGAGAAAGGCGGTGCGTTCCGAATTTGCCCTACTGATGGCGAGGTGAGGAACAAGCAGGTGTACCTCCCGGAGACGAACGTGCTCCTAACCCGCTTTCTCTCGGATGAGGGCGTGGCGGAGGTCACGGACTTCATGCCCGTGGATCCTTTGTACCCTGGCCATGTACTCATAAGGCGCGTCAGTGGCGTGACAGGGTGCATGAAGTTCAGAATGGAGTGCGCGCCGCGCTTTAACTACGGCAGGAGCGCCCATCGGCTGGAGCAGAACGACCGGGAGCTTATCTTTCGCAGCGAGGGTCCGGATGGTGTTGTGCTCCGGCTGGTCAGCTCAGTTCCCCTTGAGGTGCGTGCGGACGACGGCTGCGCAGAGTTCACGCTGAACCTAAATGAGCATGTGGATTTTACACTGGAACTGCTAACCGATCCGAATACCCCGCTGGATGATCTCTCCGAATTTGTGGAGGAAAGACTGTTTGAGACGGTAAACTTCTGGAAGGATTGGGTGGCGCAGTGCTCCTATAGTGGGCGTTGGGTGGAGACAGTTCACCGGTCAGCCCTGGTGCTGAAGCTGATGACCTCCTGCAAGTACGGCTCTATGGTCGCGGCCCCTACCTTCAGCCTTCCGGAAGAGCTGGGAGGCTCGCGCAACTGGGACTACCGCTTTACCTGGATCCGCGATGCCTCCTTCACTGTCTATTCCCTCCTGCGCATGGGGTACACCAAGGAAGCAGAAAGCTTTGTAAACTGGGTGGAGCGGCAGTGCCATGACATAGGCAACGCCGGCGCCCTCGGATTGATGTACACCCTGGACGGCAGACAAGAGCTGCAGGAGACAATCCTTCCGAACCTGGAGGGATACAAGGGCTCCAGCCCAGTGAGAATAGGGAACGCAGCTTATGCGCAGGTACAGCTGGACATTTACGGCGAACTACTGGATTCGGTGTACCTGTTCGATAAGTACGGGGAGCGCATCTCCTACCACTTTTGGCAGGACCTTTCGCGCCAGGTAGAGTGGGTGTGCGACAATTGGCACAGGGAGGACGAGGGCATATGGGAGGTGCGCGGCGGGAAGCGGGAGTTCCTCTACTCCAGGCTCATGTGCTGGGTCGCCATCGACAGGGGCATGAAAATCGGCCGCAGGCACTCCTACCCCTTTCCTAAAAGGTGGAAGAAGGAGCGGAACAGGATTTTTTTCTCCATCCACACAGACTTCTGGAGCGAAGAGTTGCAGACCTTTGTCCAGTTTAAGGGGGCAAAGACGGTGGATGCGGCCACCCTATTGATGCCTTTGGTGAGGTTCATCAGTCCCAAGGACCCTCGCTGGCTCTCCACCCTCGACAGGATCGAGAAAGAGCTCGTCTCGGACTTTCTGGTTTACCGCTACCGGCCTAATGAGGAGGTAGAGGGGCTCTCGGGGGGCGAGGGAACTTTCTCCATGTGCACGTTCTGGTATGTGGAGTGCCTGGCCCGCGCGGGGCAGCTGCACAAGGCGCGGCATTACTTTGAGAAAATGTTGGGCTATGGCAACCATCTGGGCCTTTACGCCGAGCAGCTTAGCCTGAAGGGGGAGCACCTGGGCAACTTCCCGCAGGCTTTCACCCACTTAGGGCTCATCTCTGCCGCTCTGTCTCTTAATGAGCAGCTAAACGATGAGCGGAATAATACCTCTGCCTGAACAGGCAGAGTCGGGAAAGTAAAAAATATAACAGGAAGATACCATGAAAGCACTGTCCCTAACACCTCATTCCTGGCAGCTGGATTTAATCGATGTGCCTGAGCCCAGGATAGTTTTCCCTAATCAGGTTAAACTAAGCGTACTGGAGGTGGGTATCTGCGGCACAGACAGGGAGCAGGTCGTGCAGAAGAACGTGGAAGAGCCTGCCGGGCCCCAAGGGCTGGTGATAGGGCATGAGATGCTGGGGCAGGTGGTGGAGATAGGCACAGAGGTAAGAAGCGTTCGCGTAGGGGACCTGGCCGTGGTAACAGTCAGGAGGGGTTGCGGGCTGTGCAAGCCCTGCAGGAATAACCGCAGCGACATGTGCTACACGGGTCTCTATAAGGAAAGGGGAATCAAAGGCCTGAATGGCTATGAGACGGAGTACGTGGTGGAGGAGGAGCTTTACGTGGTGAAGGTTCCGGAAAGTATAAGGGAGCTGGGCGTGCTGACGGAGCCGATGTCTGTGGCAGAAAAGGCAATCGACGAGGCGCAGAATGTGCAAGCGGCGCGCCTGCCAGAGGTCGCCGGGGAAGGGTGGCTTGCGGGGAAAAAAACGCTGGTGGCCGGTCTTGGTCCCATCGGCTTGCTTGCAGCGGTAGCCCTAAGACTTCGTGGCGCCGAGGTGATCGGAATGGACATCGTAGACGAGACTACGAAGAGGCCTTTGATACTGAAGGAACTGGGAGGCCAGTATTTAGATGGCCGAAAGGTGAGTGCCTTGGAGATAGATGAACGGTACGGACAGGTTGACTTTATCTTTGAGGCCACGGGTATAGCCAAGCTTGGCTTTGAGCTGATCGACGCGCTGGGAGTCAACGGAATATATGTGATGACAGGCATTCCGCACGGCGACCGCCCCGTCTGCATACTTGGAGCAGAGCTCATAAAACAGATGGTTCTGAAGAACCAAATTATCCTTGGGAGCGTGAACGCGGGAATACAGCATTTTGAGCTGGCCATTGAGGACCTGCAGCGGGCCAAGCAGCGGTGGGGGAACCTGACTACAAATATTATTACTACCCGTGTCAGTTATCAGCAGTTCAGCAGTGCCCTCAATTTCAGGTCTGTGGATGACATTAAGACGGTGATAGAGTGGAACGGCACGGACTAAAAGAAATGGTGGTCCCTGCTACCAGTAAGCTGAAACCTATGCGTAAAAAAGGTTGAGCGTCACCGGAATATTCATTAGCACATTCACATGTCAGAAGACCGTTGCTTAGGCTCTTCTGTTAGCTTTCCTGTCCGCCTCCCTCTTTGGTCCAGCTTGTGAATTCGCTTTGACTTATTTGTCTGTTCTGGTCTTTGTCCACCACTTCAAATAGACCTTCCCTGAACTCTTCCTCAGAAACTTGGCTGTCGCCGTTCAGGTCCCACTCACCGAACTTTTCCACTGTGGAAACCTTGTACCCGCCCAGATAATTATTTACCCCGGCCCTCCACTCGTCTTCGCTCAAAGAACGGTCTCCGTCTTGGTTCCACCTCTCAAAGTACTTCTCTTCGGCAACCGCGTTGTAGAACTCTTTATCATCTAAAAAGTCGTTCTTGTCCTTATTGTAGGCCTTATATAACTCTTTTCCTTCGCCGCCTTGGTTACAGGCAGAAAGACCTAAACTAAAAAGGCTTATCAGTATCCAAAAAGGCAAGCCATATAACTCTTTTTTCATAGCATGAGAGGTTTTATGAAACACTTGTTTAATAAAGATTATAGGTTCAGCTTTATCAACAGAGAGTTCTTGATTTTTGCTTTATTTCCCTTTCTGCGACCTGATACCCTCCCTATACAGGCTTACAAACTCGCTTTCGCTTATCTGCCTGTTCCCGTCCTTGTCTACAGCCTCGAACAGGCCCTCCCTGAACTCCTCCTCCGAAATCTGGCTATCGCCGTTCAGGTCCCACTCACCGAGCTCTTCTATCTGGTTAACCTTGTACCCGCCCAGGTTCTCGCTGATGCCAGCCCGCCACTCTTCTTCGCTAAGGGACGCATCGCCGTCCTGGTTCCAGGTCTCGAAGTAACCTATCTTGGCCACGGCCTTGTAGAACTCCCCGTCCTCCAGGTAGTCGTTCTTATCCTCGTTGTACACCTTAAAAAGGTTAGCTCCTTCACCAGACGGTCCGCCAAACACCTGGAGCACCCCAAACAGCATGACCCCAACATACACCGGCACGACAGCCCCCAGGGTGTAGACCTGCCAGCGGTTAAAGCCGTGCCGCCCGTTCTTTCCACCCCAGTGGATAAAGGCGGAGTACAGAATGCCCACTAGTCCCGCAAAGCTCAGGATGGTGATGTACAGGGTGAGATCTTTAACAGGCACGGTCACCAAGGCAAGGGGCAGGAAGGCGACGGTCATCGTGACGGCGTGGTCCCCGATCACACTGGTGACTGCAGAGGTGATCTGCCCAGTTTTAGCCACACTCCAGGTGGCGAATATCTCCGGCAGGGCGGCCATGGGAGCTGTAATAAACAGGCCGCCTACTATCTTGGAGATACCCAAAGCGGCGACGATATTCTCGGTAGCCTTTACCGTGAAGAAAGCCCCCAGCCCCAGGGCGACAAGGCCAGCCACTGCTAGGTAAATTTCCTTCTTTTTCCACTCCACCTTTTCCCCTTCCTTCCTGCCCCGAAGCAGGGCCTGCGCTAGGTACACCAGGTACACGCCCAGCATGATCCAGCCATCCGTGGGCTGCAGCCCACGCCACTGCGCTGGCACGGTGAGGATGGCCACTACGGCGACTATTACCAGGTAAGGGAGTGCCTGTACGGTTACGGCGGTGTGATCTACTTTCAGCAGGTGCTCCTTCACATGCTGCTCATGGTCTTTGCCCGCATTTCCCTTTTTAAGGTGGCGGGTGGCAATGTAGGCGGTTACCACCATGAAGGGAATAGCAATGACATTGGATCCGAACATAGTCCCCAGGCCGATATCGGCTACGCCTGTAACAGCGCTGGCAATGTTGATGCCGATCTCAGGGCTCGCGGCGGCCACGCCCACCAAGGCTCCTCCAGCCGCTACGGAGAAGCCCCACTGCTTCCGCAGCTTCTTCAGGGGCTTTGCCAAATGTTCTGCTCCCCACTGCGCTGCCCATATGGCCGCAATCAAGACAAGGACCCAAATCCATACGCTCATGCAGCACCTCCTTCAACTGTGGGGGACTGAACATAAGTTTTAGATTTATTCATAATTATCTACTAATGACTACGAACATTAGGTGCGGTTCTCGTTTACGCAGATAAGCATCTAACAGTTAAATAAGCCCCGCAACATGTAAGCGAACACTCCCTTATCAGCAGCTTGGACGGCACCAAACGCTCTGGTGGAACTTCCGCTGATGGTCTATTTCACTTCCTTTGCATAGGCTCCACTAGTCCTGGTTGCTTTCTGAACCTGATTTTACAACTTCTTGACTTTGCTTCATCTAAAATTACTTGGTGGTAATTGTTATAGGGTAAGACTATGCCCTTCTTTTAAACAAGCCTGAAAGAACGAGTGTTATTTTGCCTAGAGATGTGAAGTTTAAGAAGTGATGGACCCAGTGTAGTAAAGACCCAAGAGTAGAATAATCTGGAGGAGAAGCATCTATTTAAGTTGATACCGGGTAAGTATAGCAAAGGGCCGAATAGAGGGAATAAATATTAACCCGCTTTGGTGGACTGAATGGCTATAAACTGACAAGTCCGCAGCCAGGGATGGTGTGAATCAGAAATGGACACAGCGGAAAGCCTTTTTCCTATTTCAACTTTAAAAGCAAATGGACGAAAACAACGTTGGGATTCCTTTAGCAGCTGGGGCAGGCCTTGCAGCAGTTCATATCTTCTCTAATTACCTGAGGGTGCTGGACGGGGTGCCTAGGAATCGCTTTCTATCGGTTGCCGGAGGTATGTCCGTGGCCTTTGTTGTGCTACGCCTGCTACCAGGGATAAGCAAAGGACAGGAAAAGGTTCTTAAGAACATAAATAAGGACTCCTTATTATCAGCCTTAGACCAGCATGTGTATATCCTGGTGCTGCTAAGCATGTTCATCTTTTACGGCTTAGAGCATTGGGCAAGGGCATCAGTGGAAAGGCAGAGGCAAAAGCAGCGGAAGGGCGTTACGAGCGCAAGGGTCTTTTGGATTCACATGATGACGTTTGCATTCATGAACGCACTGATAGGCTATTTGCTTGTTCACAGGATGAACGAGGGGCTTTTGCCCTTACTGCTTTTCTTCGTGGCCATGTTTCTCAAGTTTATCGTCAATGATAACGGGCTACACAACCTCCATAAGCAGGGATATGATCAGAAGGGACGTTGGCTACTTGCTGCTGCCGTGTTACTGGGCTGGGGCATTAGTGTTCTTACTGTACTGCCAGAAGTAGTGCCCGTGCTCCTGCAGGCGTTTTTAGCCGGGGGGGTGCTGTTGAACGTTCTCAAAGAAGAATTACCAAGTGCTGGAAAAAGCAGCTACTGGGCCTTTGCCATAGGAGGTTTGAGCTACGCCGCCCTTTTGCTCTTCCTGTACTACCAGAGGCCGGGTTAAGGCTGCTATTCGCTTTTACTAAGTAATAAAATGCGAGCTCAATTGTTGGCTGCGGAGCTGTGGAGGCAGGTGACAGAAATGTAGCCTCCTTAGGTAGCCGCTGCCATGGGAGGGAAAGAAGGTTTTTTGCCAGATCTGCCTGAGCATAGTAGGTCAGGCAGATCTGGCAAGAGAGGTACCACAATAAGTCATTTATGGAATTCAAAACTTATAGAGATGAAGCGCTCTACTGCTACCTAAGTGCAGCTAAGCCACCTTTCGTTCAGGATGTACTGAGTGTTGGCAGCAGCGACAGCAGTGGCGATCCGCGTAAAAGGCTAAAGCAGTATTTAAGCAAGGCTGCGGATCTGTCGGAAGGGAAAAACCTGTGGGTGATGATAAGAGAGACCCCGGAGAGCGCAAGGCAGTTCCGCCACCTGCAGCCCCTGCGCATCGGCTGGAAGTACGATGTGGTTGCCAACGACACAGAAGGTGTGGGGGTTGACAAGGGATTCGTGCCGGTGGAGGCCCCGTACAGTCCGCTGCATAGCGATCAGGGCCAGGCAAGCCTCCTTTTCCAGGTACCGGGCCTCATACTTCTCCTGAGGCTGACAGAGGATGCCTTGGGTGATGCTGACTCGCATGTCACAGTACTGGCCCTGCAGCAGGAAGAAGAAATATTCAAGGAGGTACTCATGGGCAGCCGGACGCCCCAGCTGCCGACCATGCTTGGGGACGGGGACCTTTTTATTAACATCGCAGTTGGGAAAGCACAGGGATACTATGATACCTTCCTTTTGAAGGCCAAAAGTGATATGGAGAATCCGCTGCTGGCCCTTACCTCCTGATAAACAATTTCAAGACATAAGGCTATCAAGAGAGCATGAATAAAGTTCTACAAGTTCTGATGAATGTGGCTATGCAGGCGCCG
The genomic region above belongs to Pontibacter actiniarum and contains:
- a CDS encoding ZIP family metal transporter, with protein sequence MNDYLQVLLYAAMPALGNFFGGVLAEVFKVSEKTLSLALHTAAGIVLAVIGLELMPQALEAEQPFIPVLAFVAGSVFFVFLDQGVGYVQSRFGGESKKGMSAAIAIYIGVAIDLFSDGIMIGTGSTVAASLGLLLAIGQVPADIPEGFATIATFKSKGVKRGKRLLLSASFAIPIFLGATVGYWGVKDSKEVVKLSLLAFVAGILLTVSIEEMLTEAHDRPDSKWAAFALAGGFALFTLLAVYLEE
- a CDS encoding STAS/SEC14 domain-containing protein → MVQAIETGKSDLVALKFTGSLDKEDYTLIVPSMEEKIDRFGKISLYWEMDNVEGWEPGGLWEDLKFDIQHTNNFNRIAIVGDRNWENWITKLMKPFTSAEVKYFDLQQREEAMAWVRQ
- a CDS encoding cation diffusion facilitator family transporter, with the translated sequence MKDEFMAHGHAVSASSQNKGRLKLVLTFTLLYMIAEVVGGLLTGSLALLADAGHMLTDVGGLAFALIAIMLAERPASPERTYGYYRAEILAALANAVILIGISLYILYEAYQRFLDPPEVESKAMLLVATIGLVVNLAGMYILRKGSQESLNMKGAYFEVLSDMLTSVGVIIAGVIMWTTGWYYADPILSAGIGLFILPRTWVLLKEAVGVLLEGTPSDVNIEELRKSIAALEGVEEVHDLHVWSLTSGVNAMSAHVVVATDNSALNNEMLKRISQDVTSRFKISHTTVQLESRGYEENETHL
- a CDS encoding NAD(P)-binding domain-containing protein; amino-acid sequence: MKETETIGIIGLGRMGGNLALQALEKGYRVVGYDKAGATNELIAAGLKNCLSLQELRENLPANCVIFIYVIAGPIVEDILAETTKVLQPGDTVVDGGNSYWGDSLRRHQWLKAQGFNFIDCGTSGGVEGARNGACFMVGGEQEVVALFEPLFKSLAVPGGLCPCRPSGRRPLHKAGAQRD
- a CDS encoding glycoside hydrolase family 15 protein is translated as MQYQPIENYGVIGDLNTVALVGLNGSIDFLCFPNFDSPSVFAALLDSEKGGAFRICPTDGEVRNKQVYLPETNVLLTRFLSDEGVAEVTDFMPVDPLYPGHVLIRRVSGVTGCMKFRMECAPRFNYGRSAHRLEQNDRELIFRSEGPDGVVLRLVSSVPLEVRADDGCAEFTLNLNEHVDFTLELLTDPNTPLDDLSEFVEERLFETVNFWKDWVAQCSYSGRWVETVHRSALVLKLMTSCKYGSMVAAPTFSLPEELGGSRNWDYRFTWIRDASFTVYSLLRMGYTKEAESFVNWVERQCHDIGNAGALGLMYTLDGRQELQETILPNLEGYKGSSPVRIGNAAYAQVQLDIYGELLDSVYLFDKYGERISYHFWQDLSRQVEWVCDNWHREDEGIWEVRGGKREFLYSRLMCWVAIDRGMKIGRRHSYPFPKRWKKERNRIFFSIHTDFWSEELQTFVQFKGAKTVDAATLLMPLVRFISPKDPRWLSTLDRIEKELVSDFLVYRYRPNEEVEGLSGGEGTFSMCTFWYVECLARAGQLHKARHYFEKMLGYGNHLGLYAEQLSLKGEHLGNFPQAFTHLGLISAALSLNEQLNDERNNTSA
- a CDS encoding glucose 1-dehydrogenase encodes the protein MKALSLTPHSWQLDLIDVPEPRIVFPNQVKLSVLEVGICGTDREQVVQKNVEEPAGPQGLVIGHEMLGQVVEIGTEVRSVRVGDLAVVTVRRGCGLCKPCRNNRSDMCYTGLYKERGIKGLNGYETEYVVEEELYVVKVPESIRELGVLTEPMSVAEKAIDEAQNVQAARLPEVAGEGWLAGKKTLVAGLGPIGLLAAVALRLRGAEVIGMDIVDETTKRPLILKELGGQYLDGRKVSALEIDERYGQVDFIFEATGIAKLGFELIDALGVNGIYVMTGIPHGDRPVCILGAELIKQMVLKNQIILGSVNAGIQHFELAIEDLQRAKQRWGNLTTNIITTRVSYQQFSSALNFRSVDDIKTVIEWNGTD
- a CDS encoding sodium:calcium exchanger, which translates into the protein MSVWIWVLVLIAAIWAAQWGAEHLAKPLKKLRKQWGFSVAAGGALVGVAAASPEIGINIASAVTGVADIGLGTMFGSNVIAIPFMVVTAYIATRHLKKGNAGKDHEQHVKEHLLKVDHTAVTVQALPYLVIVAVVAILTVPAQWRGLQPTDGWIMLGVYLVYLAQALLRGRKEGEKVEWKKKEIYLAVAGLVALGLGAFFTVKATENIVAALGISKIVGGLFITAPMAALPEIFATWSVAKTGQITSAVTSVIGDHAVTMTVAFLPLALVTVPVKDLTLYITILSFAGLVGILYSAFIHWGGKNGRHGFNRWQVYTLGAVVPVYVGVMLFGVLQVFGGPSGEGANLFKVYNEDKNDYLEDGEFYKAVAKIGYFETWNQDGDASLSEEEWRAGISENLGGYKVNQIEELGEWDLNGDSQISEEEFREGLFEAVDKDGNRQISESEFVSLYREGIRSQKGK